One genomic region from Argentina anserina chromosome 2, drPotAnse1.1, whole genome shotgun sequence encodes:
- the LOC126785132 gene encoding cytochrome c biogenesis protein CCS1, chloroplastic, with translation MEALNPSLIPKPCLPRTRFLNSTFKPAFSPHNSQFLKRTPFSFSLTCALKTPRENKNNKSSTNIGKKIILSEGAPPPLEEKGGGGTGGNKAPAKSGSGVMGYVKRLPRKALSVLSYLPLAIGEMFVIAGLMALGTFIDQGEAPDYYFDKFPESSPVLGIFTWRWVLALGFDHMYSSPVFLASLALLAASLMACTYTTQIPLVKVARRWSFLQSSEAINKQEFAESLPRASVQDLGVILMGAGYEVFLKGPSLYAFRGLAGRFAPIGVHLAMLLIMVGGTLSATGSFKGAVTVPQGLNFVIGDVLGPSGFLSTPTDAFNTEVHVNKFYMTYFDSGEVSQFYTDLSLMDLDGKEVLRKTINVNNPLRYGGITIYQTDWSISALQVIKDNEGPFNLAVAPLQINGDKKLYGTFLPIGDVDAPKVKGISMLLRDLQSIVLYDQEGKFVGVRRPSSKLPIEIDGSKIIIVDAIGSSGLALKTDPGVPVVYAGFGALMLTTCISFLSHSQIWALQDGTAVVIGGKTNRAKGEFPEEMNRLLDRVPELVDSSPPKQTDGISG, from the exons ATGGAGGCTCTAAACCCCTCCTTAATCCCCAAACCATGTCTACCCAGAACCCGTTTTCTCAACTCCACTTTCAAACCCGCATTCTCTCCCCACAATTCTCAGTTCCTCAAAAGAACACCCTTCTCATTCTCACTCACTTGTGCCTTGAAGACCCCTCGagaaaacaagaacaacaaaAGCAGCACCAATATAGGAAAGAAGATTATACTCTCCGAAGGAGCTCCGCCGCCGTTGGAGGAGAAGGGCGGCGGCGGCACAGGAGGCAACAAAGCTCCGGCCAAGTCAGGGAGTGGGGTGATGGGTTACGTGAAGAGGCTGCCCAGGAAGGCTTTGTCTGTTTTGTCTTATCTGCCTTTGGCTATTGGAGAAATGTTCGTCATTGCTGGTCTCATGGCTCTTG GAACTTTCATTGATCAAGGTGAGGCGCCGGATTATTATTTCGATAAGTTTCCTGAAAGTAGTCCTGTACTGGGAATTTTCACTTGGAGATGGGTTTTGGCACTTGGGTTTGACCATATGTACTCGTCTCCCGTTTTCCTTGCATCATTGGCTCTCCTGGCTGCATCACTTATGGCCTGCACTTACACAACACAGATACCTCTCGTCAAGGTCGCAAGAAG GTGGAGTTTTTTGCAGTCTTCTGAGGCCATCAACAAGCAGGAGTTTGCAGAGTCTTTGCCAAGAGCTTCTGTTCAAGACTTGGGTGTTATTCTTATGGGAGCTGGATATGAG GTGTTTTTAAAGGGACCTTCTTTATATGCCTTTAGGGGGTTGGCTGGTCGATTTGCCCCTATCGGAGTTCATTTAGCAATGCTGCTGATCATGGTTGGTGGAACTCTTAGTGCAACTGGGAGCTTTAAAGGAGCAGTTACAGTTCCACAGGGTTTGAATTTTGTTATAGGAGATGTTTTAGGCCCTTCTGGGTTTCTCTCTACTCCAACTGATGCTTTCAATACTGAGGTTCATGTAAACAAGTTCTACATGACATATTTCGACAGTGGAGAG GTATCACAATTTTATACTGATCTTTCACTCATGGACCTAGACGGTAAGGAGGTGCTGAGGAAAACAATCAATGTAAACAATCCTTTAAGATACGGAGGGATCACCATATACCAGACAGATTGGAGTATTTCAGCACTACAAGTAATCAAGGATAATGAAGGGCCTTTTAATTTGGCTGTTGCCCCTCTCCAGATCAATGGAGACAAGAAGCTTTACGGAACCTTTTTACCAATTGGCGATGTTGATGCTCCTAAGGTTAAGGGAAT atCAATGCTTTTGCGAGATTTACAATCAATTGTCCTGTATGATCAAGAAGGGAAATTTGTTGGAGTTCGACGACCAAGCTCCAAGCTTCCAATTGAAATTGATGGCTCCAAAATCATTATTGTAGATGCAATTGGGAGTAGCGGTCTTGCCTTGAAG ACTGATCCTGGAGTGCCGGTTGTATATGCTGGATTTGGTGCTCTAATGCTCACAACTTGCATCAGCTTTCTATCTCATTCGCAG ATATGGGCCTTACAAGATGGAACAGCAGTGGTCATTGGAGGAAAAACTAACCGAGCAAAGGGTGAATTTCCAGAAGAGATGAATCGCTTGCTTGATCGAGTTCCTGAATTGGTTGATTCATCTCCTCCCAAGCAAACAGATGGCATTAGTGGCTAG
- the LOC126783837 gene encoding zinc finger protein ZAT4-like: MDSDHKEITQVLVPDPIVEPDQPTKMPTPPESLEQHPEVVPLNNHICDICFKGFPSGQALGGHKSMHFRKSQAITGSTASSSSDPFCCLVCTENFDSKKALTEHLKCHTVHDSSNSCSTVSDETMFDDDHGVDSGPGFDLALALPAGWPRNGKRKRSAFSDCSGSDETAVNSGLDSSPESEFIALDGKFEAGGFSGLVLLAEVCAEEASGRPLVDDEIEIKYEASKYKRRRLNDAFDQLDYNCNNDVDVFKCKQCDKMFTSPQALGGHMTGHNRPKISSAEQGHDQFKSEEDNNEQRSHPRPVVNTYSRSKCAKTFSSDRALGGHMSSQCKHLNNSADENVVKDDPAEPRQVEMHSCPRCNKSFTSFRALGGHVSSHTKYEHNNNMDRYQSNSADVSAGNAEDNKNERRSLYQTLPHECEICHLSFPTGQALGGHKRKHYKGPTDEAPAKSNQQSSARRHLEVDLNEIPTLEDEDGIYEPISQ; the protein is encoded by the coding sequence atggATTCTGATCACAAAGAAATAACTCAGGTACTTGTTCCCGACCCCATAGTTGAACCAGACCAACCCACTAAGATGCCAACTCCGCCGGAGTCTTTGGAGCAACACCCTGAAGTTGTGCCATTGAATAATCACATCTGTGATATTTGCTTCAAGGGATTTCCGTCCGGCCAAGCCCTGGGAGGTCACAAGAGTATGCACTTTCGCAAGAGCCAGGCAATCACTGGTTCTACTGCTAGTAGTAGCAGTGATCCTTTTTGTTGTCTCGTTTGCACCGAGAACTTCGACTCCAAGAAGGCGCTGACAGAACACCTCAAGTGTCACACAGTGCATGACAGCAGCAACTCTTGTTCTACTGTCTCTGATGAGACTATGTTTGATGATGATCATGGGGTTGATTCAGGTCCGGGGTTCGACTTGGCCTTGGCTCTACCTGCAGGTTGGCCTCGCAATGGAAAGAGGAAGAGGTCAGCATTCTCTGATTGTTCTGGCTCTGATGAAACTGCTGTCAACTCGGGGTTGGATTCGAGTCCCGAATCGGAGTTTATAGCTTTGGATGGGAAATTTGAAGCGGGGGGCTTCAGTGGTCTTGTGCTGTTGGCTGAGGTGTGTGCTGAGGAGGCTAGCGGCAGACCTTTGGTTGATGATGAGATCGAAATCAAGTATGAGGCAAGTAAATACAAGAGGAGGCGGCTGAATGATGCATTTGATCAGTTGGATTACAATTGCAACAATGACGTTGATGTCTTCAAGTGCAAGCAATGTGATAAAATGTTCACAAGTCCCCAAGCTCTAGGAGGTCACATGACAGGCCATAACCGTCCCAAGATCAGCTCCGCGGAGCAAGGTCATGACCAATTTAAGTCTGAAGAAGATAACAATGAACAACGTTCTCATCCTCGTCCGGTGGTTAATACATACAGCCGCAGTAAGTGTGCAAAAACATTCTCAAGTGACCGAGCCTTGGGAGGGCACATGTCAAGCCAGTGCAAACATCTGAACAACTCGGCAGATGAAAATGTTGTTAAAGATGATCCTGCTGAGCCTCGCCAAGTTGAAATGCACAGTTGTCCTAGATGCAATAAATCATTCACAAGCTTCCGTGCTTTGGGAGGGCACGTATCAAGCCATACAAAGTACGAGCACAACAATAATATGGATCGATATCAATCGAATTCTGCAGATGTATCAGCTGGTAATGCTGAAGATAATAAGAACGAACGCCGTTCACTCTATCAAACATTGCCTCACGAATGCGAAATATGTCACTTGAGTTTTCCAACAGGTCAGGCGTTGGGGGGTCATAAGAGGAAACATTATAAAGGCCCAACTGATGAAGCTCCAGCTAAATCGAATCAGCAGAGTAGTGCTCGTAGACACCTCGAAGTTGACCTCAATGAGATTCCAACTCTGGAGGATGAAGATGGAATATATGAGCCAATTAGTCAGTAG